A DNA window from Hoplias malabaricus isolate fHopMal1 chromosome 5, fHopMal1.hap1, whole genome shotgun sequence contains the following coding sequences:
- the btg2 gene encoding protein BTG2, whose protein sequence is MNPGCGSRAEMIAEVSAAASFVSRLLRSRGFLSEKQLRVFRDCLQQALSEHYQHHWFPEQPQKGSGYRCIRINHEMDPLIGKAAGRIGLTAGQLFSLLPRELTLWIDPYEVSYRIGEDGSICVLYEAEPPAPGPSAFDPTLNCKNRFLMGGRTSPPKNYLMTVSS, encoded by the exons ATGAACCCTGGCTGCGGGTCTAGGGCTGAAATGATAGCAGAAGTCTCAGCTGCGGCCAGTTTCGTGTCCAGACTGCTTCGGTCCAGGggttttctaagtgaaaaaCAGCTCCGGGTTTTCAGAGACTGTTTACAACAGGCGTTATCCG AGCACTATCAGCACCATTGGTTTCCAGAACAGCCTCAGAAAGGTTCTGGTTACCGCTGCATCAGGATAAACCACGAGATGGACCCTCTCATTGGAAAAGCCGCCGGCAGAATCGGACTTACAGCTGGCCAGctgttctctctcctccccAGAGAACTGACCCTGTGGATTGACCCATATGAGGTTTCGTACAGAATTGGTGAGGACGGCTCCATCTGTGTTCTGTACGAAGCAGAGCCCCCAGCGCCCGGACCCTCTGCCTTCGACCCAACACTGAACTGTAAAAACCGCTTCCTGATGGGCGGCAGGACAAGTCCACCCAAAAACTACCTCATGACCGTCTCCAGTTAA
- the znf76 gene encoding zinc finger protein 76: MESLELQAVALSDGSTAFIQQGINDGNLVEGDTIQLEDGTTALIQQVTLQHKDTLPFEDGQAVQLEDGTTAYIHRTHKDGFDGGAVEAVQLEDGSTAFIHHPSALQSGGAILSVQDTDTISTLKTYAAQLTRSKVELDENSARANVVKPWGSCKTAQGEKSFQCSYEGCSRLYTTSHHLKVHERSHTGDRPYRCEVSNCTKAFSTGYGLKSHLRTHTGEKPYKCPEDMCYKAFKTSGDLQKHVRTHTGEKPFKCLFEGCGRSFTTSNIRKVHMRTHTGERPYLCPEPACGRGFASATNYKNHMRIHTGEKPYLCTVPGCGKCFTEYSSLYKHHVVHTHCKPYSCKHCGKTYRQTSTLAMHRRTVHGDYAEESEAVDSSLQQQSVYVEGAEQKKESPIAMETENVINTQVDLSSDELQALTAGITMVTQNGIAMVTQDGTTIAVPTHQSLQHHVTMVTPEGKELQQVAIVTSEALMSACSELNSAHCQQVALLATANGTQIAVQLEEQQTLEEAISLATATIQQELTQDQTES; this comes from the exons ATGGAGAGTTTGGAGCTACAGGCTGTAGCTTTGAGTGATGGCTCCACTGCTTTCATCCAGCAGGGTATTAATG ATGGTAACCTTGTGGAAGGAGACACAATTCAGCTGGAGGATGGAACCACGGCGTTAATCCAGCAGGTCACGTTGCAGCACAAAG ACACTCTCCCATTTGAAGATGGTCAGGCGGTTCAGCTGGAGGATGGGACTACAGCCTACATTCACCGCACACAtaaag ATGGTTTTGACGGGGGTGCGGTGGAGGCGGTGCAACTGGAGGATGGCAGCACTGCCTTTATACACCATCCATCAGCCCTGCAGTCAGGGGGCGCTATACTCAGTGTACAGGACACAGACACCATCAGCACACTGAAGACATATGCTGCACag ctgacCAGGTCTAAGGTGGAGCTGGATGAGAACAGTGCTCGAGCCAATGTAGTGAAG cCGTGGGGTTCCTGTAAAACTGCTCAGGGTGAGAAAAGTTTCCAGTGCAGCTATGAGGGGTGTAGCCGACTCTACACTACATCCCACCATCtgaag GTGCACGAGCGTTCTCACACAGGTGACCGTCCGTATCGCTGCGAAGTTTCCAACTGCACCAAAGCCTTCTCCACAGGATATGGCCTGAAGAGTCACCTGCGCACACACACTGGGGAGAAACCGTACAAATGTCCTGAGGACATGTGTTACAAAGCCTTCAAGACCTCAGGAGACCTACAGAAACATGTccgcacacacacag GTGAGAAGCCGTTTAAATGTCTATTTGAAGGCTGTGGACGTTCCTTCACTACATCCAACATCAGGAAAGTCCACATGAGGACACATACAGGTGAGCGGCCATACCTGTGTCCAGAGCCAGCATGTGGGCGGGGCTTTGCCAGCGCCACCAACTACAAAAACCACATGAGgatacacacag gaGAGAAGCCCTATCTATGTACAGTTCCTGGATGTGGgaagtgttttactgaatactCCAGTCTTTACAAACACCATGTGgttcacacacactgtaagcCCTACAGCTGCAAACACTGCGGCAAAACCTACCGACAGACATCCACCCTCGCCATGCACCGCCGCACCGTACATGGAGACTATGCTGAGG agtcgGAGGCTGTAGATTCGTCTCTGCAGCAGCAGAGTGTGTATGTAGAAGGTGCGGAGCAGAAGAAGGAGTCTCCAATTGCCATGGAAACAGAGAATGTCATTAACACTCAG GTTGATCTGAGTTCTGACGAGCTCCAGGCCCTCACAGCTGGCATCACCATGGTCACGCAGAATGGCATTGCCATGGTAACGCAGGACGGCACCACCATCGCTGTCCCCACCCACCAGAGCCTGCAGCATCATGTCACCATGGTGACGCCCGAAGGCAAGGAGCTTCAGCAG gTTGCCATAGTAACATCAGAAGCTCTCATGTCTGCGTGTTCAGAGTTGAACTCTGCTCACTGTCAGCAGGTGGCGCTGTTGGCCACAGCAAACGGCACACAGATAGCAGTGCAG TTGGAGGAGCAGCAGACGTTGGAGGAGGCAATCAGCCTAGCCACAGCCACTATACAACAGGAACTGACCCAGGATCAGACAGAGTCCTGA